Within the Magnetospirillum sp. ME-1 genome, the region GGTCAACCTGATCGGCACCTTCAACGTCATGCGCCTGGCCGCCGCCGAGATGGCCGCCCTCGACCCGCTCGACGGCGGCGAGAGGGGGGTGATCGTCAATACCGCCTCCATCGCCGCCTGGGACGGGCAGGTGGGCCAGTGCGCCTATGCCTCGTCCAAGGGCGGCGTCGCCGCCCTGTCGCTGCCCGCCGCCCGTGAATTCGCGCCGCTCGGCATCCGGGTGATGGCGGTGGCGCCCGGCTACATGGAGACCCCCATGCTGGCCGGCATGCCCGACGAGGTGATGGAGGGGCTGGTGGCCTCGACCCTGTTCCCCCACCGCCTGGGACGGCCCGAGGAATTCGCGAAGATGGTGCTGGCCATCTGCGACAATCCCATGCTCAACGGCAGCGCCATCCGCCTGGACGGCGCGGTCAGGATGCCGCCGCAGTAAGGCGGGTTCAGCCGTCGGCCGGCAGCAGCACGGTTACCGTGGTGCCCAGGCCGGAGGTCGAGGTCACATGGATGGAACCGCCATGGGCCTCGATCATCTTGGCGCAGATGTAGAGGCCCAGACCGATGGATGCCTCTCCCGCCGTGCCTGTCACCCCTTTGCGGAAGGGGTGGAACAGGGTCTCGAGCCTTTCGGGCGGCATGCCGATGCCCGTATCGGTCACGTCGATACGGGCCTGTGGGTGGCCATCCGCGTCCTTGCCCGCGGACACGGCCAGGGTGATGGACGAGTTCGAGTGGGAGAACTTGACGGCATTGCTCAGCAGGTTGGTCATGACCTGCTCGATCTTGAGGGCGTCCACCGCGGCCCACACGGGCGGAACCGGCGGAAACAGGATGGTG harbors:
- a CDS encoding SDR family NAD(P)-dependent oxidoreductase, producing the protein MNVNGLAAIVTGGGSGLGQATARALAKAGAKVAVFDINAANAEATAREIGGVFAQCDVTDEASTLAALAHAREAHGPARIAVSCAGVVTPGKVVGRKGPMPLETFARVIQVNLIGTFNVMRLAAAEMAALDPLDGGERGVIVNTASIAAWDGQVGQCAYASSKGGVAALSLPAAREFAPLGIRVMAVAPGYMETPMLAGMPDEVMEGLVASTLFPHRLGRPEEFAKMVLAICDNPMLNGSAIRLDGAVRMPPQ